The Medicago truncatula cultivar Jemalong A17 chromosome 7, MtrunA17r5.0-ANR, whole genome shotgun sequence genome includes the window ttatttatcaaaaaaacaaTTACCTCTACTTTCTAGTTATAAATTATTATGAATGTTATAAGATTAGTAATGGTAATTTTCACACATTTTATCGTATGAATTTTTggagaaataattaaataccgTATATTTCATTCAAATTGGTGGTAATTGTTTGCGAAAAAGTTTCAGGATTTACCATACCCTAGATCTAGTTTATGAATGTTTGTGAGGTTTGTTGGgccaataaaaataagaaatttaagAATCATAAGTTATTTTCTTAGACGGCAAAATACCGGACAAATaatggatgaaaaatcaaatccaaTTTTAGAGAAGATTTAAAAACACCCCCACCCTATGAATAACATATTTGGCCTAGTAAAAAACCATATTTGGTGGACACCTTATCTccaaaaacaattgaaaataagTTACAATAATCTGTAAttcattatttgattttgatttgaaaagaaaacaaatcacTCCAATGAAATATGAATCTACACGAGGCGAATGAAACTGCCGATCATATCGAACGGAAAAAAATCTATAACCACCGCACGACGCATCTGGCGTAGAGGATCACTGGACGTTATTACATACCCACTTTATTAAAAATGGATTCATTCCTTCATGTCGCTTCTAAAGCCAAAATATAGGGTTGGGAGGAGAAAAAACATGATATATTGAGAAGtatagagaaaaatgaagaggaaGATTGATGGAGAAGTCTAAATTGCCTTACTTTTGTATTTGGTTTCTCTCTTGCCTTCCtacctctaaaaaaacaagACAAAATAAGTGTTAGTTAGAATGGATAAACAAAAGGGAAGATCAtgtaaagaaagagaaaaattagggcAAAAAGGGATATTTACCACtttattttgaaaggaaaaaaaatcatgttgttttgacttcttaattaaaaaaaaataccattttgtATGACTTTTacatcttcaacataaaaaaacTAGAAAAGGCTTCACAAAGAAGATGGAGAGAAATCGAACATATACAACTGCAATATGGTGTTGCAATTATAGATACTTATAGATTTAGAGAGAAACCGTTAGAGTTCTCACCACCCCCAAACAACATATAATACTacgtttttgttgaaaatttttaatacgagttattttgtttttactttttggaGTTGTTTTATCCTTATCAAAGTTGTTTCTCGTGTTTCCTAAAAGtacattcaaaatataaaaaaaaaaaaaaaaaaaaaaaaaaaaagttaaaagtgaAACATAgacgactattttgaaataaattgtaaatagaaaaaccaaatcaagcattttcaaaatttacctttcctaaataataaaaaaagttgcttctcaatattttcttttacttatatataattcatttaattttaccTAACcctatttgtttataatttgatATATGTCTATAAGTCTTGATCTAAGATGTCTCATGTAGATTGGATGACCCAACAAACCAACTTAACtttgacaaattaaaaaattagaatccaaaccattttttttttgtcaagtagcctagcggctggagaaattcaccttaaaggtgaaATAATGAGAtatccgaggttcgaaccccgacccctacatACATAATACATTATCTCTTACCAAATAAGTTAAGCTCGTGGAgaaattcaatcattatcatTGACTGCATGTACCACTAACCTCATCAACTCTATTTTAGACTAAAATTTTGTAAGtctttatttctttatatatatcttCTACTTCGAATGAGTTAATGACAAGCTGAGGTGCTATATAGGTTTAGGATCCTTATAGGACGTACTTGTTCCTTTCCTATAGATAGCCAGCTAGCTCCACCCTGACAACCTTTCTCAAATATCATTTACCATATTGccgttcaaaaaaaataatatttaccaTATTAATAGTAACTATTTTTTATGACTATGTATTTACATAGAACAAGGCCAATAAGTTAtgtatttgttcaaaaaaaattatgtatttgttccctcaaaaaaaataaattatgtatttgtAGCACGTGCCTATATAACGCACACTATGATCTTTTAAAAACAATGTTTGAGTAAAAGAGAtggaaaaaagaacaaaatgaagtttttttttctttttttctgcaagagaacaaaattaatttaaatcataaaaaagttgaaaataaaattatgtaattcGACCCTCTATTTTGCAACTATGTACACGTTGTGTATAGGtttgtttataataaaaacttttcttatttaaaaaataaaatagagttaAAAATATTCTACAAATTCCgtaattaaataaacagaaaaCGGAgctttatttgtatttgtttgtgtcaaatacaacattaattaatttttctcagAGGACAACATTAATTATTAGATATAGAtgcttaataaaataaaaaggggaTATAAGGAATATTcacccaaaaaacaaaaaaagagagaataggAGATGTTTGAAGTGAACCAAATACTTTCTACCTGAGGCATATGCATGGAGAAATCTGAATATTTTTGAACTTGAAGAGGTCCTTCTTCAAAGCAAAGTCATTTTTTATCTCTCCATATAGCAAAGGAAAACAAGCATCTTATGTGTATATTTCAACAAAGATTGGATTTATATATGAGTGAGTCTAATATATAACCTTGCTTTTATTCTTAGCCGTTGAACATGGCCTCAAACCTCTCAATCAATACACTGCCATTGGCAGCTTTAAATACTAGAGTTTCCAACCTTATACcaaagttttaaaaattggaCCGAGATCGAACCGATACGACCTCCACATCAGTTTAATTGGCTCAATCGGTTAAATTACGATTGGAcaggatgaaaaaaaaatagtattatagCTAACTAAGTGATTGATTTCAAGTGGTTAATAAGTTGTTTCCTATAAAACGAATCGTTTGGGAGAATTTATGGGAatattcttaaacatactttgTTTTCCCTTGCAGTAGAACAACAGATTACTAGGATTTTTTTCGTAAGAATCGGAAGGTTAAAAAAAACGTTATAGATTAAGTTTTGGTAAAAAAGAGTTATTAAGTTGAACCAACCTATTGCAATCTGGTTCAATTGTCATTAAACCAACCGATTCACTTGCCGGTTCCCGGTTCAACTTGAACCAGATAGTTGAACCAAATCCGGTTTTGATAACACTACACTATTAGTTTCTTTTTCTAAGGTTACATAGATTTTTACTTTGATATTGTAGAAAACTAAATAAATCTCAATTACATTGCATTTCCTAACCTCAATTTATAACCATGCCACcccctacaattttttttttttttttttttttttatcaataccTACTACAAAAAGTTGGTTTATCGCTAGAAataaattcaagtttttttcatataaaaactttttttactttttctgaAAGTGTTTTAACTAGTATAAGAAAAAAGTCTTTTAACTTTTACTTTACTTTTCTCACTGCACACACGTGTGCATTTTCTTCCATCTCAAATCCTGCCACATTCATAACTTTTACCTCACTTTTTTTACCAGCTTTTTGTAGAAACTTTTACATATGCCCTAACGGTACAAGTTGGCATAACccatatttataataattaaattatttcatttaataatacaaATTCATCATTTGTCTTCTTAATTATCATGAACAGACTTCAAAGATTTTGATTTAATACATTATGAATAGAAGTTTATGTTGCAAATTAAACATATTTATAGCTTCTTTAGTTAGTATTGAATCGATTGAGGCATGCTTGTCCGATATATGGATGAAACAACCCTTGATCAGTTTTTACTTATCTCTCAACAAAATTTACCGCTTAAAAACCAGATGGTTAATACGAAAAAAAAGGAATACATACATCCAAACCAGACAATTAAAACTAGTAATCAATTATATATCTCCAACATTCTTTTGCAAATTAATCATTCACCAATGCAGGTGGTCGAAAATTGCGAAACATCTACCGGGAAGAACCGATAATGAGATAAAGAACTACTGGAGGACAAGGATCCAAAAGCATATCAAGCAAGCTGAGAACTCTCAATCTCAAGAACAAGGTTCTGATATTCAAAtaaatgatgataataataataatcaacttATAGGAAGCACAAGCCAAATTTCCAACATTGCTGAACCTATGGACACAAATATTATATCACCACCCTCTTACCAAGGAATTTTGGAACCATTTCCACCTCATCATCAGTTCCCTACAATCTCTGATCAATCAGGTTGTTCTAACTACTGGAGCATGGAAGATCTCTTGTCACTTCAACTACTAAATGGTGATTAATTAAgccaataaatatatattatttcctcttattataatatataaacctAAGTGCTTAATTAATTTTCATGAAGCAGAAGTTTATATCTCTGCCTTGAAACATAATATTAAGCTTGTTTATATAAGTAGCTTCATGTTTGGTGACAAGTACTTTGAACAGGTTATGTTCTGTAATATAGGAGCATAATTAaacactttatatatatatatatatctccatGCTCTCTCTTATTGTGGTTTATGTAAGATATATGATTGAGAACCACAAACCTTAGATCTTGAAATATTTGCTTACTTATTACTTATTTCCATAGTAGGAGAAAAAATTGTCTCTAAATATAAACGCTCTTTTAAATTACTGGAtgtatttattgttttctttttcaaatatattttaaattaatactacttATTTATCTTAGAggttaaaaattaattacattatatatcaaccttttttttttaatatatataaattttgattgaGGAACCTATTAAAATGAGTTATGTGATTCTTGTTTTAGGAGTTTTAGAAGATTTCATAAATTGTACTTTTCATTGGTTAGGAACAGTGTTGGTTATGCCTaataatttttctcttctttaCCTTATGTTTTGTGTTTTCGCAACACAGAgtattagaatataaaatattcattgtatAAATTATTAGTATATTGTAATACAGAGTAAGGGTAAAAGTGGTTTTTGACTTTGACTGCTTTAGAATTTGGTATTTTGGGTACTGGTAGAAAATAGTGACACTTGGTGTATCTTTTGCAATTGGCACAAtacttttgttttctatttttctttttatatctaTTTGCATCTGATTTAAAATATTCCTTTTATTAACTtctaaatacaaatattttgtttcttaaaaaaaggcTAAACTTTCTATCTAAAAAAGGCTTAACCTAATTAAAAAGTTCTCAATTTCTTTTGTTCTCTTTTAGTTAGCTATTGCAATTGTCAAACTCATATTCATATATTGCACATGCATGGATATTGAACTTAATTGCAtttacaaaaatcaacaaagatgGCCAAACTAAAGCCACAAGAAATTGACACGTGTCCTCTCATTACTTCTATGTTTGTTAACAATTGAAACCACCTTTCTCATTAGCCCAATGTGATCCACGTACTGCCATGCAACTTCCAGAACAGACGAGAACCTAACTCTTTGTCTATTGATCCATCTTACACTATGCCATCACATGTGCCTCTTAAATAAATCCACCCATATCATCACCCATCATTTTTGTATCAAAATTCCTTTCTGTTACAAAGTTTATTTAGTTGATTGCTAGCTCTAGAGGGTTTAAAATACCGATTATTTTATcgtatggttttaaattgcagtcTGCAATCACAATTGTGTCTGTTACATAAAGAATTTTGAAGTCTCTGCAACAGCGTAACGGCCACAACTTCAGTTGTAGCAGTCCCATTCCATTTTCCTATGATTTGCAACGTAACCAGaaccacaatttaaaatcaGGGTTGCGGTCACATTGCAAATCTTGATATATCATGCATAATTTCTGTCAAATTTAACAGATTTTGCAATCTCAACGTGGTCGCGGAAACATCAAAAACTCTATGTCAGGATCGATAACAATTGCGGCCAGCCGGCCACGGATAGTGTTCCTAAACAAAATTAGTTTTGATGATGGCATTGTTGAAGTTACATAAACAATAAGGTACTTGTTTGTGATTCCAACTGATAAACTTTGTCGTTAGTGAGAACATGAAGTTAGGCCAATGACAGCACAGTATAGAGCAAAAGCATTCATGGTGTACCAAACTTGAACTTTAGTTAAAAAATCTCTAACACTTATTCAAACAAAGGGTATAGAAGGTGACTCAATAGACTTGTCCTTGGATTCTGCTATACCTTATTAAGGAAACAAAGGACTTTGATATCTcatcttaaaataaaagtaactttGTGAATTGTGTGAACCGTTCATTCTATTTACTCACGTTTTTTATGTGCGAAAAGTAAATCTAACACGTGACTGGAATAAGTATTGTTCACGTGGTTGGTCGGATACTTGAAGAAAACATGATCTAATTGAATACTGGAGCTTCTGTTCTGTATGCTATGCCAGTACGTTACTTATTACTTTCACCTGCTTCAATATGGGGCTAGCTAGTTGCATGGGATATATAGATATCATATTCTTTCTATATAATCCTTATTCTAGACCTATGAAGCAGGGATATGAACACGGACACCGAACACGACACGGATACTGACataactaataatttgaaaaaatcatataattcagtgtaattaccaGTCTCGGTGTCATGTCGGTGTCGAAcacgaggagtgtccgtgcttcatagttttAGACAAATACTTGAACTAACTATGTCTGGTTAATCAACTTCTTAACTATGTCTGGTTATTTCATTTTGGTACTTGTTCAACAAGGTAATATCTACCGACATGACACGTCCAATAATGtgaaaataatatatgtttGGACCGGATGGGATATACTATACTCCCTTTGTactaaatataaaagaaagttGGATTAAGTGATATATTTGATCTATGTTTTGGATCAGATATGTTAACTTTTATGGATCAAACTATATCTTATATTTAAGATTGGAGGAAGTATTGGTTTTTTGTCTTTACTAAATGATTCTAAAAAAGTGGGTCTGATAATCTAAAGTCCGACTAAAATATGCAAATGATGTTTTTGTCTAGGATCAAACTTGGATACTTCAATCATCTCAACTTTTATTGAAACTCATAAGTCATTTATGTCTTGGTTTGGTTATGAATCTGAAGATAAAACAAATACATTGAGATGATACATTCATATAGGCCTaatttaaaggaaaataaaaatatactaagTTTTAGATAAACTATGAATAATGTACTGCCAAGACTTTATGCGAGCAAGAACACACTGATTTGAACACCGCATCTTCAATTAAAATCTTAATTAAGGCGTTATATATATGAGACATCTCATTTATATGTTGCTCAACATCAACTTTTTCATCTTTGATATACCCAACACCAGGATTCGCTCTTACTCccacaccaaaacaaaacaaaacaaactctGATACCTAAATTGAAACTTTTGAGGAGCCTAAAAATTCATAGGGTCATCATGGATGATGAGAGTCTCACATTTGAGCGAGAGAATGATGTATCAAATGTGAGTTAaaaatctcatatatatatatatatatatatatatatatatatattgagcaACATATAAGGGGAATCCATATACCTAATActttacactacaagaaatgTTGCATTTTGCTAAGGGTAGAAGACGTGACAAAATGCTAAAAGCCTTGGCAATTGGATgtttattgaatttttcttgATTATACAATTTTTCTTCATCGCCTTGATTATACAATTTTTCTTGACAAAATGTGACACCCTATAAATTTGGTTATGAGTTTATTGAATTGCGTAAAAAACTTTATCTCTATTTCTTTGTTCTGGTTTTAGACTACACCTAAAGTCCAATCCTATGGATCATAGTCCACTCACCGTAGACTCCAATAAGGTGTCAGACCCATAATATTCTTATGTTTGTGTAAGGATCACATCATCACCTCACAAGTTATGCTTCATGTTAACCATAGCCATCAACATCAATCATATACTGACTTGAGCATCAGAGTGTCTTTTGTGGGTACACCGCTTCCTCGGAGCCGAATACATTCTGGCCGTTCAAGGGACCTTCTTCTAGTGGTCAGTCATCTATCCAAGACCATATcattcttcaaaatatatatatatatatatatatatatcaagttCACGTTTTATGGATACAACGCTGACAAACATAAAAACTTTTGTTGTACACAATCGTTTAGAAAAACGGTAGGTTGatggtgagaaaaacacaagaagggggggcggggttgaattgtgttagttttttcttcgttttctcctaagctgaaaacacttatcagaagcaaatagagttctgcttctgaagtgatttcTAGCACTAAGTAGCAGCggataaaataaagagagaaagaagaaagacacaaagcaattatacaggttccttccacaaaccggaagtagtcatgtcccccttgcacttccaaggatagttcactaaaatgtaatatcttaTTACAACTGCtgactgctaaaactagcaagaggcttcaaatgctcaagcacaactgcaagagacttcctttgctcctgaacacaatcaagagacttctaatgctcaagcacaactgcaagagacttctaaattcaaacagaattacaaagaaaaatgtttgaggttgaacacttgatatacaatcagtggtgttcacaatacaaatcagatacagactcttaagactctagaatttctaagatatgaaagttgttaagaaattataagtgaacttttgatgcagaacaattttgacagagtttaggcactttcaaattgttgaaagagacgttgtgaattgtcagcacatcaaaatagagtcgtttgaagctttgatcaatcaccaatgatcttttgcctgatatggttattgtcctatgaaggatcaatttcaaatccattccagtatgtaggaacattgttgcaggcaaagctgttatccttgtcttgtagcagagacacaaactgagtagtggtgatagtggttgtacactttgtacaattgtactttgtcaacgctcttcaaagaacaagcatctaatgccttcaaatcctttcaaaatagtcgttgcttcactcttctAGTCTTCTACAATGCTTAGACGatattaaatcc containing:
- the LOC25498033 gene encoding MYB-like transcription factor EOBII — translated: MDKKECSSSQDPDVRKGPWTMEEDLILINYIANHGEGVWNSLAKSAGLKRTGKSCRLRWLNYLRPDVRRGNITPEEQLLIIELHAKWGNRWSKIAKHLPGRTDNEIKNYWRTRIQKHIKQAENSQSQEQGSDIQINDDNNNNQLIGSTSQISNIAEPMDTNIISPPSYQGILEPFPPHHQFPTISDQSGCSNYWSMEDLLSLQLLNGD